ATAAAGCTTTTGCGTATCTGGATGCAACTTTAAATTCTGACATGTCTTTCAATTATTAGCTAATGGACTGACCCTATTAGTTTAACTTTACTTCTTTTAACAATTCTCCTACTAAGGCTTCCTGTTTACCCTTATCAGATAACTCCTGTTGTAAAACTTTGCTGGCAATTTCTAAGGATAACTTCGACACTTGGTTTTTAACATCGGCTAAAGCTATTGCCTTTTGATTGTTTATCTCGATACGTGCTTTCTCGATCATCCGGTTACCCTCAACCTGTGCCTGATCTTTGGCATCTTTTAACAATTGCTCTTTGATTTCCTTGGCCTCTTTCAAAATCAGATCCCTTTCAGCACGAGCGTCTTTTAACAATTGCTCATTTTCGCTGGTCAAGCGTGCCATTTCCTGCTTTGCTTTTTCTGCTGCATCCAATGCATTTTCAATGGAGCGCTCTCGCTCTCCGATAGCTTTCATAACCGGCTTCCACGCAAACTTAGCTAAAAGAAACAATAAAAGAAGAAAGGAAATGGTATGCCAAAAAATCAAACCAATTTCGGGGATAAGTAAATCCATATAATTTGTTATTTAAAATTCAATTCTATTACACTAAACGTTAAATACCTAAATAAACATACCAAAAAAGAACCCACAGACGGCAATCCCGAAGGCAGGTTCCTTGATGAATGGTTTTTCAATTATTTCCCTAATTAAGCAATTAAAGAAACAACCACAGCGAATAAAGCTACCGCCTCAATGAAGGCAGCCGCAATTAACATCGCAGTTTGAATTTTTGAAGCAGCTTCCGGCTGGCGAGCAATGCTTTCCATAGCAGAACCGCCAATTTTACCAATACCTAATCCAGCGCCAATGGCTGCTAGACCTGCTCCAATTGCAGCTAATGTTCCAGTCATTTTAATTTAATTTATATATTTAGTTTAACAATAATGTTTAATATAATGCTAATGATCAGTATGCTCTTCTATAGCCATACCGATAAAAAGTGCAGATAATATGGTGAAGATAA
This Olivibacter sp. SDN3 DNA region includes the following protein-coding sequences:
- a CDS encoding F0F1 ATP synthase subunit B, which gives rise to MDLLIPEIGLIFWHTISFLLLLFLLAKFAWKPVMKAIGERERSIENALDAAEKAKQEMARLTSENEQLLKDARAERDLILKEAKEIKEQLLKDAKDQAQVEGNRMIEKARIEINNQKAIALADVKNQVSKLSLEIASKVLQQELSDKGKQEALVGELLKEVKLN
- the atpE gene encoding ATP synthase F0 subunit C translates to MTGTLAAIGAGLAAIGAGLGIGKIGGSAMESIARQPEAASKIQTAMLIAAAFIEAVALFAVVVSLIA